The proteins below are encoded in one region of Erinaceus europaeus chromosome 15, mEriEur2.1, whole genome shotgun sequence:
- the LOC132533062 gene encoding testisin-like, translating to MTMGWRAWLLLLLLLLLLGWPRPGRPDLQDVDTVLPGYKNSSLLSWPCGQQTVPTRIIGGQDSELGRWPWQGSLRYWDTHICGASLLNRRWVLSAAHCFEQSSHPFDWSVQFGEISSSPSFFNLQAYNNRYRVEQIILSPQFLGTGPYDIALLKLSSPVTYDSFVQPICVLPSTYQLRNQNNCWITGWGEIAEDTSLPYPSTLQEVQVGMINNSVCSHLLSMPDFRQDVWGDMVCAGDAEGGKDACFGDSGGPLVCKTRGLWVQVGVVSWGIGCGRPNRPGIYTNVSQHFRWIQSFLSGSSSAGQAPCLLLLLGSVLWLLHPQT from the exons ATGACCATGGGTTggcgggcctggctgctgctgctgctgctgctgctgctgcttgggTGGCCACGGCCAGGGCGGCCAg ACCTACAGGACGTGGACACTGTGCTACCAg GATACAAGAATTCTTCGCTGCTCTCCT GGCCGTGCGGCCAGCAGACAGTCCCCACTCGCATCATCGGCGGCCAGGACTCGGAGCTGGGGCGCTGGCCCTGGCAGGGCAGTTTGCGTTACTGGGACACGCACATCTGCGGGGCCAGCCTGCTCAACCGCCGCTGGGTGCTATCTGCTGCTCACTGCTTCGAGCA GAGCAGCCACCCCTTTGACTGGTCGGTGCAGTTCGGGGAGATCTCCTCGTCCCCATCCTTCTTCAACCTGCAAGCCTACAACAACCGCTACCGCGTGGAGCAGATCATACTCAGCCCCCAGTTCCTGGGCACGGGGCCCTATGACATCGCCCTGCTCAAGCTGTCCTCGCCCGTCACCTACGACTCCTTTGTGCAGCCCATCTGCGTGCTGCCCTCCACGTACCAGCTGCGCAACCAGAACAACTGCTGGATCACGGGCTGGGGGGAGATCGCAGAGGACACCT ccctgccgtACCCCTCCACCCTCCAGGAGGTGCAGGTGGGCATGATCAACAACTCCGTGTGCAGCCACCTGCTCTCCATGCCCGACTTCCGCCAGGACGTCTGGGGGGACATGGTGTGTGCCGGGGACGCTGAAGGCGGCAAGGACGCCTGCTTT GGCGACTCCGGGGGACCCCTGGTCTGCAAGACTCGCGGGCTGTGGGTGCAGGTGGGCGTAGTGAGCTGGGGCATCGGCTGCGGCCGCCCCAACCGGCCTGGCATCTACACCAACGTCAGCCAGCACTTCCGCTGGATCCAGTCGTTCCTCAGCGGGAGCAGCTCAGCTGGGCAGGCCCCCTGCCTCCTACTGCTGCTCGGCtctgtgctctggctgctgcaccCCCAGACCTGA
- the LOC103127226 gene encoding testisin-like — translation MAAGTICLLLLTLWVPMAPDTQGTDDSSFISVPCGLTTARNRIKGGKIAAQGTWPWMGSLQKGDVHVCGVTLLSQSWALTASHCFHHEFTNPSLWKVQFGDTLAVLPSWAWGRQLNRYRLQSIISYPLQHEATITDIVLLRLSSNVRFSRYIYPVCVKNTSAEFINREDCWITGWGMTESGMVPNQGPLVQAQVSVLNESRCEYLWHKPTYRDLQSQFCAGTEDGSRDSCWGDSGGPLVCEDQGHWVQVGVVSRGEGCAVPNRPGIYVNVSDYFYWIKQVLDGGPGPTAPGPALLLPLLCAVASLPLPLWP, via the exons ATGGCCGCTGGAACCATATGTTTGCTGCTGCTGACTCTCTGGGTGCCCATGGCGCCAGACACACAGG gcACAGATGACTCCTCCTTTATCTCAG TGCCTTGTGGCCTGACCACTGCAAGGAATCGCATCAAGGGTGGGAAAATTGCTGCCCAGGGGACCTGGCCCTGGATGGGCAGCCTGCAGAAAGGCGATGTGCACGTGTGTGGGGTCACCCTGCTCAGCCAGAGCTGGGCGCTCACCGCCTCGCACTGCTTCCACCACGA GTTCACGAACCCCTCCCTCTGGAAGGTGCAGTTTGGTGACACGTTGGCAGTGCTGCCCTCCTGGGCCTGGGGGAGGCAGCTGAACCGCTACCGCCTGCAAAGCATCATCAGCTACCCGCTGCAGCATGAGGCCACCATCACCGACATCGTGCTGCTGCGCCTGTCCAGCAACGTGCGCTTCTCCCGGTACATCTACCCCGTCTGCGTCAAGAACACGTCGGCCGAGTTCATCAACCGCGAGGACTGCTGGATCACCGGCTGGGGGATGACGG AAAGTGGGATGGTGCCGAATCAGGGGCCACTGGTCCAGGCGCAAGTCTCAGTGCTAAACGAGAGCAGGTGCGAGTACCTATGGCACAAACCCACCTACCGGGACCTGCAAAGCCAGTTCTGCGCCGGCACGGAGGACGGCAGCAGAGACAGCTGCTGG GGCGACTCGGGCGGCCCGCTGGTCTGTGAAGACCAAGGGCACTGGGTGCAGGTGGGCGTCGTGAGCCGCGGAGAGGGCTGTGCCGTCCCCAATCGGCCCGGCATCTACGTGAACGTCAGCGACTATTTCTACTGGATCAAACAGGTGCTGGACGGTGGCCCCGGGCCCACTGCCCCGGGCCCGGCCCTGCTGCTGCCCCTGCTCTGCGCCGTGGCcagcctgcccctgcccctgtggCCCTGA
- the ZG16B gene encoding zymogen granule protein 16 homolog B, translating to MLLWLCLLLWTGSCWAGEMYGKGTWLGSDFYMPEDNLNDINAIEFYYSAIGILKGFRVRIESYWSEVYCHEGPIRQLLTLEEGEYVVSIEGDFKIYILSLVVTTSWGRRIPFGSREGHKFKSGNPLTGKVLTSLYGHCGPLGISKIGFGWNFPLVQEYDSMTPPSESTSAPSTTS from the exons ATGCTGCTGTGGCTGTGCCTGCTGCTGTGGACTGGCTCCTGCTGGGCGGGGG AGATGTACGGAAAGGGGACATGGCTGGGCAGCGACTTCTACATGCCTGAGGACAACCTGAATGACATCAATGCCATAGAGTTCTACTACAGCGCTATCGGCATATTGAAGGG GTTCAGGGTGAGGATAGAGTCCTACTGGAGCGAGGTCTACTGCCACGAGGGGCCCATCAGGCAGCTGCTGACGCTGGAGGAAGGCGAGTACGTGGTTTCCATCGAGGGCGACTTCAAGATCTACATCCTCTCGCTGGTCGTCACCACCAGCTGGGGCCGACGGATCCCCTTTGGGAGTCGGGAGGGGCACAAGTTCAAATCTGGGAACCCCCTGACCGGGAAGGTGCTCACCAGTCTGTACGGCCACTGTGGGCCCCTGGGCATCTCGAAAATCGGCTTTGGCTGGAACTTCCCTCTGGTCCAGGAGTATGACTCCATGACCCCTCCCTCAGAATCCACCTCTGCCCCATCTACTACTTCTTAA